In Leptodesmis sichuanensis A121, the following are encoded in one genomic region:
- a CDS encoding prolyl oligopeptidase family serine peptidase, whose protein sequence is MTATQSLTYPASPKGNQVDTYHGTTVADPYRWLENPDSLETRAWIEAQNKLTAEYLAQIPARDRIQQRLTKLWNYEKYGIPFKQGERYFYFKNDGLQNQNVLYTLKTLTDRPTVLLDPNTLSPDGTIALSGISISEDGKLLAYGLSTSGSDWQEWKVRDITTNTDLSDHVKWVKFSGASWTHDGKGFFYSRYDEPNEKTKLEDVNYFQKLYYHRLGTPQSEDILIYDRPDHKEWGFSGGVTEDGRYLIISVWLGTDPRNLVFYKDLQAPNAPVVELINTFEAEYSFIDNDGPRFWFRTDLNAPRSRVIAIDITKGDRDHWQELIPEAEETLQGVSVLNHQFITSYLKDARSQIKIFDLDGRPLREIELPGIGSADGFAGKRHDTETFYSFTSFTTPSTIYRYDLQTGQSTLFRQPEVDFNPQDYETRQVFYRSKDGTQIPMFIVHKKGIQLDGTNPTYLYGYGGFGVSLTPGFSVSLLVWLEMGGVYASPNLRGGGEYGEAWHQAGMKLKKQNVFDDFIAAAEWLIANQYTSPAKLAIGGGSNGGLLVGACMTQRPDLFGAVLPAVGVMDMLRFHKFTIGWAWTSEYGSPDNPEEFKVLYAYSPLHNLKPGTAYPATLITTADHDDRVVPAHSFKFAAALQAAHQGTAPVLIRIETKAGHGAGKPTTKMIEEAADRWAFLVKTLDVKTNS, encoded by the coding sequence ATGACTGCAACCCAATCCCTTACTTATCCTGCCAGTCCCAAAGGTAATCAGGTTGATACCTATCATGGTACGACTGTGGCAGATCCCTACCGTTGGTTGGAAAATCCCGATTCTCTAGAGACACGGGCCTGGATTGAGGCACAAAATAAGCTGACAGCGGAGTATTTAGCTCAGATTCCAGCCCGCGATCGCATTCAGCAGCGCCTAACCAAACTGTGGAACTACGAGAAATATGGCATTCCCTTCAAGCAGGGAGAACGGTATTTCTACTTCAAGAACGACGGGTTGCAAAATCAAAACGTCCTGTATACGCTCAAAACGTTGACTGATCGACCTACTGTACTGCTGGATCCTAATACCCTGTCTCCCGATGGGACGATCGCGCTCTCCGGCATCAGTATTAGCGAAGATGGTAAGTTGCTCGCCTATGGACTTTCTACCTCTGGTTCCGACTGGCAGGAGTGGAAAGTGCGAGACATTACGACTAATACCGATCTTTCTGATCATGTGAAATGGGTCAAATTCTCTGGTGCCTCCTGGACCCATGACGGTAAGGGCTTCTTTTACTCTCGCTACGATGAACCCAACGAAAAAACTAAGCTGGAAGACGTTAATTACTTTCAAAAGCTTTATTACCACCGTTTGGGAACACCCCAATCCGAGGACATTCTGATCTATGATCGCCCAGATCACAAAGAATGGGGATTTAGCGGTGGTGTTACGGAAGATGGCCGCTACCTGATTATTTCTGTCTGGCTGGGCACGGATCCACGGAATCTAGTTTTCTACAAGGACTTGCAAGCCCCCAATGCTCCGGTCGTGGAACTGATCAATACCTTTGAAGCCGAGTACAGCTTTATTGACAATGATGGTCCTCGCTTCTGGTTCCGCACCGATCTCAACGCACCCCGCAGTCGGGTGATTGCGATTGATATTACGAAGGGCGATCGCGACCACTGGCAGGAACTGATTCCCGAGGCGGAAGAAACGCTGCAAGGAGTGAGTGTCTTGAATCATCAATTCATTACCTCCTATCTCAAGGATGCTCGCAGTCAGATCAAAATTTTTGATCTGGATGGCCGTCCGCTGCGCGAGATCGAATTACCGGGAATTGGTTCAGCAGACGGATTTGCTGGCAAGCGCCATGACACCGAAACCTTTTACAGCTTCACCAGCTTTACCACCCCCAGCACCATTTACCGCTACGATTTGCAGACTGGCCAGAGTACCCTGTTCCGTCAACCTGAAGTCGATTTCAATCCTCAAGATTACGAAACTCGTCAGGTTTTCTATCGCAGCAAAGATGGCACCCAGATTCCCATGTTCATCGTGCATAAGAAGGGAATTCAACTGGATGGCACCAATCCTACCTATCTCTATGGCTATGGTGGCTTTGGTGTCTCTCTGACTCCTGGTTTTTCGGTCAGCTTGCTGGTGTGGCTGGAAATGGGAGGTGTATATGCCTCTCCCAATCTGCGGGGTGGAGGCGAATACGGCGAGGCATGGCATCAGGCCGGCATGAAGTTGAAGAAGCAGAATGTATTTGATGATTTTATTGCGGCTGCGGAATGGTTAATTGCGAATCAGTACACCTCTCCGGCAAAGTTAGCGATCGGCGGTGGCAGTAATGGTGGCTTACTCGTAGGAGCGTGCATGACCCAGCGGCCTGATTTGTTTGGGGCAGTGCTCCCGGCAGTCGGAGTGATGGATATGTTGCGGTTCCATAAATTCACGATCGGCTGGGCCTGGACTTCGGAATACGGCTCTCCAGACAATCCCGAAGAGTTCAAAGTGCTCTATGCTTACTCCCCGTTACACAACCTGAAACCGGGCACCGCCTATCCTGCGACTCTAATTACCACTGCAGACCACGACGATCGCGTGGTTCCTGCCCATAGCTTTAAGTTTGCAGCGGCTCTGCAGGCGGCCCATCAAGGAACCGCTCCTGTCCTAATTCGCATTGAAACGAAAGCCGGACACGGAGCAGGCAAACCGACCACCAAAATGATTGAAGAAGCCGCCGATCGCTGGGCCTTTCTGGTCAAGACTTTGGATGTAAAAACGAACTCATAA
- a CDS encoding retropepsin-like aspartic protease family protein, whose translation MKKDSVWFAAIAGLTLAATLMPSLFIEKQVALAQDESCYMITSTGKRVSLGKLCNRSRTFNPTSKNYYQARIKRRDGGTPVIDVTFNGNQTFEMLLDTGATGSLITRSMAQTLQVPIVGAGRFIMADGRSIMLPVGRLNSMSIDGATVRNVNVVIASDAAEGLLGHDFLGNYDIKIKQDVVEFYPR comes from the coding sequence ATGAAGAAGGATTCAGTCTGGTTTGCTGCGATCGCCGGATTGACACTGGCTGCTACCCTCATGCCATCGCTGTTCATAGAAAAGCAGGTAGCGCTCGCCCAGGATGAGTCCTGTTACATGATTACGTCCACTGGAAAACGGGTCAGTTTAGGCAAGCTTTGTAATCGTAGCCGCACCTTTAACCCGACCAGCAAAAATTATTACCAGGCCAGAATTAAACGTCGAGATGGGGGGACTCCCGTCATTGATGTCACCTTTAATGGTAACCAGACCTTTGAGATGTTGCTGGATACTGGCGCGACAGGTAGTCTGATCACGCGATCGATGGCTCAGACCCTACAGGTGCCGATCGTCGGCGCGGGGCGATTCATCATGGCTGATGGCAGAAGCATTATGCTGCCTGTGGGACGGCTCAACTCGATGTCGATCGATGGAGCCACCGTCCGCAATGTGAATGTAGTGATTGCCAGTGATGCCGCTGAAGGCTTACTGGGTCACGACTTTCTGGGAAACTACGACATCAAAATCAAACAAGACGTAGTGGAGTTTTATCCCAGGTAG
- a CDS encoding glycosyltransferase produces MMQPSLPFVSVIVPVFNQAIGLQQCLEALENQSYPKHLYEVIVVDNGSDAEENIAGVVAQFAQVVLAYESQPGSYAARNRGISLAKGPVIAFTDADCVPASDWIEQGVAILQQTSNCGLVAGQINTTFQVADRPTAVELYESLWYPLSQKEFVETHHFGATANVFTRTEVLQQVGGFDSTLKSNGDREWGQRVFAAGYTLHYAETVCVNHPARHSLEQLYSRARRIMGGRYDLQQKEHSFWKRNGLFMLSVTKYLTAPIAMLSFNFFLDRRLKTLKQKIQVSWVMFFVSYVYVWEMIRLKCGSTSHRG; encoded by the coding sequence ATGATGCAGCCTTCCCTTCCCTTCGTTTCGGTGATTGTTCCGGTCTTCAATCAGGCGATCGGGTTACAGCAATGTCTGGAGGCCCTGGAAAATCAGAGCTATCCCAAGCACTTATATGAAGTGATCGTGGTGGACAATGGCTCTGATGCTGAGGAGAATATTGCCGGAGTAGTGGCTCAATTTGCACAGGTGGTTTTAGCCTATGAAAGTCAACCAGGTTCCTACGCAGCCCGGAATCGAGGAATTTCTCTGGCAAAAGGTCCAGTTATTGCCTTTACCGATGCCGATTGTGTCCCAGCGTCAGACTGGATTGAGCAGGGAGTAGCTATTCTCCAGCAAACCTCCAATTGTGGATTGGTCGCTGGTCAGATCAACACGACATTTCAAGTAGCCGATCGCCCGACAGCGGTTGAACTCTATGAAAGCCTCTGGTATCCCCTATCTCAAAAAGAATTTGTGGAAACCCACCACTTCGGCGCAACAGCCAATGTATTTACGCGGACTGAAGTTTTGCAACAGGTTGGGGGGTTTGACAGCACGTTAAAATCAAATGGCGATCGCGAATGGGGCCAGCGTGTGTTTGCAGCAGGGTATACCCTACACTATGCCGAAACCGTCTGCGTTAACCATCCAGCCCGGCATTCTCTAGAACAGCTTTATTCAAGAGCGCGACGAATTATGGGTGGACGCTACGATTTACAGCAGAAAGAGCATTCCTTCTGGAAGCGGAATGGCCTATTTATGTTGAGTGTCACGAAATATTTAACTGCACCGATCGCTATGCTGAGTTTTAACTTTTTCCTTGATCGCCGTTTGAAGACGCTAAAGCAAAAAATTCAGGTGTCATGGGTGATGTTCTTTGTCTCCTACGTTTACGTCTGGGAAATGATCCGCCTGAAATGTGGCAGCACCTCCCATCGGGGTTAA
- a CDS encoding lipopolysaccharide biosynthesis protein yields MGQPTTFNSPPKPAPSGSHMATGTLQVFLAEALLLPTGLLTAAFLTRQLGPDGYGVLLLATTIVSWIGWSITSAFTRTTIKFIGEAEDWQPVASAVLQLHLLLGGLAVVIVWALAEPIAQALGEPGMATYLRLFVFEVPIFCLAYVHRSVLVGLGRFSQRAIVTGSRWIARMVLVIALVAAGLSVWGAILGSVASVLVELLVCRFYVAPPLISHTRFSMRKLWGYAVPLFLLALSLRFYDKLDLLMLKLLGGTTAEAGFYGTAQNLSLMPSLFTLAFVPLLLATLTRTLKGGEVAKAKQLGRDAMRLVFLLLPFAGLSAGAASEIIQLLFSSTFLPAAPIFALLIFGAVAMAMIAVTTCILTAASKPNWTIALTGPMVPMAIAADLWMIPNFGPMGAAITSTTVASLAALATILAIYLLWKVLPSFSSLGRSLLLCGLMFTVASLWSTPGWFLVVKLLVLGGIIPLGLLLLGEFSDRELDWLRSRIGAALSSLSRKHRPSN; encoded by the coding sequence ATGGGTCAGCCGACGACCTTCAATTCCCCCCCCAAGCCCGCGCCTTCTGGGAGCCACATGGCCACAGGGACGCTCCAGGTGTTTCTGGCAGAGGCACTACTGCTCCCCACGGGCTTGTTGACGGCTGCTTTTCTAACCCGCCAGTTGGGGCCAGATGGCTATGGGGTGCTGTTGCTGGCAACCACGATCGTCTCCTGGATTGGGTGGAGCATTACCTCAGCCTTCACGCGCACTACGATCAAGTTCATTGGTGAAGCAGAAGATTGGCAACCTGTAGCCTCAGCCGTGCTGCAATTACATTTGCTGCTGGGAGGATTGGCCGTTGTGATCGTTTGGGCACTGGCTGAACCCATTGCTCAGGCATTGGGTGAACCCGGAATGGCTACCTACTTGCGGCTTTTTGTCTTTGAGGTACCCATTTTTTGCCTTGCCTATGTCCATCGTAGCGTTCTGGTGGGGCTGGGCAGATTCTCACAACGGGCGATCGTCACAGGAAGCCGCTGGATTGCTCGTATGGTTCTGGTCATAGCCCTGGTCGCCGCAGGATTATCTGTATGGGGAGCCATTCTTGGCAGTGTAGCTTCGGTGCTGGTCGAGTTATTGGTTTGTCGCTTTTATGTTGCGCCCCCGTTGATCAGTCACACTCGCTTTTCCATGCGAAAGCTCTGGGGATACGCTGTGCCCCTGTTTTTGCTGGCCTTAAGCCTGCGGTTCTACGACAAACTGGATTTATTGATGCTCAAACTGTTGGGTGGAACAACCGCAGAGGCTGGTTTTTACGGCACAGCGCAAAACCTCTCTCTGATGCCCAGTCTGTTTACCCTGGCGTTTGTACCGTTGCTGCTGGCCACCCTGACACGCACCCTGAAAGGGGGAGAAGTAGCCAAAGCCAAACAGCTAGGACGCGATGCCATGCGACTGGTGTTCCTACTGCTGCCGTTTGCAGGCTTAAGCGCGGGTGCTGCGTCTGAGATTATTCAACTATTGTTCAGTTCCACCTTCCTACCAGCCGCCCCAATTTTTGCGCTGTTAATTTTTGGAGCGGTGGCGATGGCGATGATTGCTGTGACAACCTGCATTCTGACGGCAGCCAGTAAGCCCAACTGGACGATCGCCCTGACTGGCCCGATGGTTCCCATGGCGATCGCGGCGGATCTGTGGATGATCCCAAACTTCGGACCGATGGGAGCCGCCATCACCAGTACTACCGTTGCCAGCTTAGCGGCTTTGGCTACCATCCTGGCAATCTACTTGCTGTGGAAAGTTTTGCCTTCTTTCTCCTCGTTGGGAAGAAGTCTCTTGTTGTGTGGTCTGATGTTTACAGTAGCCAGCCTATGGAGTACACCTGGTTGGTTCCTGGTGGTCAAACTGCTAGTTCTGGGTGGGATCATTCCACTGGGTTTGTTGTTACTAGGGGAATTTAGCGATCGCGAATTGGACTGGCTGCGATCGCGAATCGGTGCCGCGCTCAGTTCCCTATCCAGGAAACACCGTCCCAGTAATTAG
- a CDS encoding glycosyltransferase family 2 protein has protein sequence MTHTQPLEQTAQLSFSVIVETENLSSAELDGLCRSLDSIAAQDLSPTTACEVLILESGDVPQELIDRLSQDYSWLTIRSIEADTDYYAAKMKGVALTTGEIIVFADSDCIYEPNWLSSLLRPFSEDDSIQVVAGETRTSAAGPYALGISLTYIFPPFSGKDTLEKTSYYFCNNVAFRRQFLLQQPIPTEMAIYRGNCSIHARSFTKQGIPIWKQPQARACHAAPNGKAHFFWRYLLLGYDALMIYRLRRTDGKAGTIHPIADLFVCLALALLKVTVALQRLITLLIEQPGRLVYLPLAIPIALASLLLFWAGLAIAYFHPAYFLSPSGRVEVSWETS, from the coding sequence ATGACCCACACTCAACCCCTTGAACAAACTGCACAACTGAGTTTTTCAGTCATCGTTGAGACTGAAAACTTATCCAGTGCCGAACTCGACGGGTTATGTCGATCGCTGGATTCGATCGCGGCTCAAGACCTGTCCCCGACTACTGCTTGCGAAGTCCTGATTTTAGAAAGCGGAGATGTTCCCCAAGAACTGATTGATCGTCTGAGTCAGGATTATTCCTGGCTGACGATTCGATCTATTGAAGCGGATACTGACTACTACGCCGCCAAGATGAAAGGGGTGGCCCTGACGACAGGAGAGATTATCGTCTTCGCTGACTCTGACTGTATTTATGAGCCGAACTGGTTAAGTAGCCTGCTGCGGCCCTTTTCAGAAGATGACAGCATTCAAGTAGTGGCGGGGGAAACCAGAACTTCCGCTGCTGGCCCTTATGCGTTGGGAATTTCGCTCACTTACATCTTTCCCCCCTTTTCTGGAAAAGACACGTTAGAGAAAACGTCCTACTACTTCTGTAACAACGTGGCCTTTCGGCGGCAGTTTCTGCTGCAGCAACCGATCCCCACAGAGATGGCCATTTATCGGGGAAATTGCTCCATTCATGCCAGATCGTTCACAAAACAGGGCATTCCTATCTGGAAGCAACCGCAGGCCCGTGCCTGTCATGCAGCCCCCAACGGCAAAGCCCACTTTTTTTGGCGATACTTGCTGCTGGGCTACGATGCACTGATGATCTATCGGCTGCGACGAACCGATGGAAAAGCAGGAACAATTCACCCGATCGCAGACTTGTTTGTCTGTCTGGCGCTGGCGTTGCTGAAAGTCACGGTCGCACTTCAGCGTTTAATCACCCTGTTAATCGAGCAGCCTGGTCGCCTTGTGTACCTCCCCCTGGCCATACCGATCGCGCTGGCCTCTCTGCTGCTCTTTTGGGCTGGACTAGCGATCGCCTACTTCCACCCGGCTTACTTCCTATCCCCATCAGGGCGGGTCGAAGTCAGTTGGGAGACTTCCTGA
- a CDS encoding NAD(P)/FAD-dependent oxidoreductase has translation MKHYPVVIVGAGPAGLTAAYELSKREIPAIVLEQADKVGGISRTETYKGYRFDIGGHRFFTKVSEVQQIWEEILGTEFIKVPRLSRIYYRGKFYSYPLSIFNALSNLGIAASTLILLSYLKSRFSRKLNLTREPETFEEWVIDRFGERLYRIFFKTYTEKVWGIPCSEIRADWAAQRIQGMSLKSAVMNALFGSQNAKSLIKEFNYPILGPGMMWERCQEILEAQGTPVHLNTTVTRIERVGMRIKQVTVKRGDRTVQISADHFISSMPVTALLRCLDPAPPKEVLHAARSLKYRDFLIVSLVINREHLFPDNWIYVHSPEFQVGRIQNFKNWSPAMVPDPSKTCLGMEYFCNEGDPLWQMSDTDLIRLASQEAIDLGLGIRPGDVEDGVVIRQRKAYPVYDAEYRQHLQVIQDYLEAFDNLQTVGRNGMHRYNNQDHSMLTAMLAVRNLLGEEHDLWMVNTERSYHEDFVVEKAQSQSSHPCRSKTRPRTSIAKRPATVLHKFISEDLEETLPMGSFQPSPDKVP, from the coding sequence ATGAAGCATTATCCCGTTGTAATTGTGGGTGCTGGCCCCGCTGGATTGACAGCCGCTTACGAATTGTCCAAACGAGAAATCCCCGCCATTGTGTTAGAGCAGGCCGATAAAGTGGGCGGTATCTCTCGGACTGAAACCTATAAGGGATATCGCTTTGATATTGGCGGTCATCGCTTCTTCACTAAAGTCAGTGAAGTGCAACAAATTTGGGAAGAAATTCTGGGAACTGAATTTATCAAAGTTCCTCGCCTATCGCGGATTTATTACCGAGGCAAGTTCTATAGCTATCCCTTGTCCATCTTCAATGCGTTGTCTAACCTGGGAATCGCTGCCAGTACATTGATTTTGCTGAGCTACTTAAAGTCCAGATTCAGCCGCAAGCTGAACTTAACCAGGGAACCAGAAACTTTTGAGGAATGGGTTATCGATCGCTTCGGTGAGCGATTATACCGGATTTTCTTCAAAACCTACACTGAAAAAGTTTGGGGCATTCCCTGTAGCGAAATTCGGGCGGATTGGGCGGCTCAAAGAATTCAGGGTATGTCCTTGAAAAGTGCAGTAATGAACGCCCTCTTTGGCAGTCAAAATGCCAAAAGTTTGATCAAGGAGTTTAACTATCCGATATTAGGCCCAGGCATGATGTGGGAGCGCTGCCAGGAAATTCTGGAGGCTCAAGGAACCCCGGTGCATCTGAATACCACGGTGACTCGGATCGAACGAGTAGGGATGCGGATCAAGCAAGTGACGGTCAAGCGGGGCGATCGCACCGTTCAAATCAGTGCCGACCACTTCATCTCCAGTATGCCCGTTACTGCGCTGCTGCGCTGTCTGGATCCAGCCCCTCCAAAGGAAGTGCTTCATGCTGCCCGCAGTCTCAAATACCGAGATTTTCTGATTGTGTCGTTGGTGATCAATCGGGAGCATCTCTTCCCAGATAACTGGATTTACGTTCACAGCCCAGAATTTCAGGTTGGACGGATTCAGAATTTCAAAAACTGGAGTCCAGCAATGGTGCCGGATCCCAGCAAAACCTGTCTGGGCATGGAGTACTTCTGCAATGAAGGCGACCCCCTCTGGCAGATGTCTGATACGGATTTGATTCGCTTGGCCAGCCAGGAAGCGATCGATCTAGGATTAGGAATTCGACCGGGTGATGTGGAGGATGGAGTGGTCATCCGCCAACGGAAAGCCTACCCCGTTTATGACGCGGAATATCGTCAACATTTGCAAGTGATTCAGGATTATCTGGAAGCCTTCGACAACTTGCAAACGGTTGGGCGGAATGGCATGCACCGCTACAATAATCAGGATCACTCAATGCTAACGGCAATGCTGGCGGTTCGTAACCTTTTGGGAGAAGAGCACGACCTGTGGATGGTGAATACTGAGCGGTCTTACCATGAGGATTTCGTCGTTGAGAAGGCTCAATCTCAATCTTCTCACCCCTGCAGATCTAAAACACGGCCTAGAACCAGCATTGCCAAGCGTCCAGCTACTGTGCTGCATAAGTTTATATCTGAGGATTTGGAAGAAACGCTGCCAATGGGATCCTTCCAGCCTTCTCCAGATAAGGTGCCTTAG
- a CDS encoding glycosyltransferase family 2 protein: MGSSFQEGVGLDPGDRSWKSVQPVLTISIIIPVYNGGANFHQCLSSLSAVRSRVLEIIVVDDGGTDDSGLLAKQIGAKVFKFASPGGPARARNRGARIAQGSILFFIDADVTLTEKTIDQVLATFRECPTLAALIGSYDDEPGAKNFLSQYKNLFHHYTHQTSCEEASTFWGACGAIRREAFWAVGGFDERYRYPSIEDIELGYRLKRAGYQIQLNKAVQVKHLKHWKVGSLLRAEIFYRAIPWTELLWRDQQFNNDLNLKHSSRLSLVCTYALLLCFIAGWWWFPAWLIGLGMGLILLILNWPLYSFFYQKRGLLFTVQVVFWHWLYFFYGGLAFAIGTVRHLLSRQKPSPA, encoded by the coding sequence ATGGGTTCTTCTTTTCAAGAGGGTGTGGGGTTAGATCCTGGCGATCGATCCTGGAAGTCAGTACAGCCAGTGCTAACGATCTCAATTATTATTCCGGTTTATAACGGTGGTGCCAATTTTCATCAGTGCTTAAGTAGTCTCAGTGCTGTCAGATCCAGAGTTTTGGAAATCATCGTTGTGGATGATGGTGGAACTGACGATTCGGGACTCCTGGCAAAGCAAATTGGTGCTAAGGTATTTAAATTCGCTTCTCCAGGGGGGCCTGCCCGGGCTAGAAACCGGGGAGCCCGAATTGCACAAGGGTCTATCCTATTTTTTATTGATGCTGATGTCACTCTCACCGAAAAAACGATCGATCAGGTACTTGCAACCTTTCGTGAGTGCCCTACCCTGGCAGCACTCATTGGTTCCTACGACGATGAACCTGGAGCGAAAAATTTTCTCTCTCAATACAAAAATCTATTCCATCACTATACTCACCAAACCAGTTGCGAAGAGGCAAGTACGTTTTGGGGAGCCTGTGGAGCCATCCGGCGCGAAGCGTTTTGGGCTGTGGGCGGATTTGACGAACGGTATCGCTACCCATCCATTGAGGACATTGAACTGGGGTATCGGCTAAAGCGTGCTGGTTACCAGATTCAATTAAATAAAGCTGTTCAGGTCAAACATCTCAAGCACTGGAAAGTTGGCTCTCTGCTGCGGGCAGAAATCTTTTATCGAGCAATTCCCTGGACTGAGTTGCTTTGGCGAGATCAGCAGTTTAATAATGACCTCAACTTAAAACATTCGAGCCGTCTCAGTTTGGTCTGTACCTACGCTCTGTTGCTTTGCTTCATTGCTGGCTGGTGGTGGTTTCCTGCATGGCTGATTGGCCTGGGAATGGGTCTTATTCTTTTGATATTGAACTGGCCATTGTACAGTTTCTTCTATCAAAAACGAGGACTTTTATTTACGGTACAGGTTGTTTTTTGGCATTGGTTGTACTTCTTCTATGGCGGTTTGGCCTTTGCTATTGGCACAGTTCGCCATCTTCTGAGTCGTCAAAAACCATCGCCTGCATAA
- a CDS encoding ferritin-like domain-containing protein, whose translation MERESLNLYSMPSRRSPKLSKSRRNLLLNGAIASAGVVGAIGLQAILPNSSDAASASDQANDIAILNNALYYEHQAIWAYSFAAGKLTNTEVGKAVLEIALRNQADHKQHRDLLARAVSSLGGKPVAAEASYDVSAYLKNGEGNLDSDVNIARLALALETDAAIAYTQEVAKLKTPNLITAGASIGSTESAHATAIRAAFKSLGMNLNVVPSAFISTQNRSSWILTV comes from the coding sequence ATGGAACGCGAGTCTTTGAATCTGTATTCCATGCCTTCACGCCGATCGCCCAAGCTCTCCAAGTCGCGCCGCAATCTACTTTTGAATGGGGCGATTGCAAGTGCAGGAGTGGTAGGCGCGATCGGCTTACAGGCAATATTGCCCAATTCCAGTGATGCGGCATCCGCCAGCGATCAGGCTAATGATATTGCCATCCTCAACAATGCCTTGTATTACGAGCATCAGGCCATCTGGGCTTACAGCTTTGCAGCAGGCAAGTTAACCAATACGGAGGTGGGTAAAGCAGTACTGGAAATTGCCCTGCGAAACCAGGCCGACCACAAGCAACATCGGGATCTGTTGGCAAGAGCGGTCAGCAGTCTGGGGGGGAAGCCTGTGGCGGCTGAAGCCAGTTATGATGTGTCCGCTTATTTAAAGAATGGCGAAGGTAATCTGGACTCGGATGTGAATATTGCCAGGTTAGCCCTGGCTCTGGAAACGGATGCAGCGATCGCCTATACCCAGGAGGTTGCCAAACTGAAAACCCCAAATCTGATTACGGCTGGGGCTAGCATTGGCAGTACCGAATCCGCTCATGCAACTGCTATTCGAGCCGCTTTTAAATCCCTGGGAATGAATCTGAATGTGGTTCCTTCTGCCTTTATCAGTACCCAAAATCGTAGTTCCTGGATCCTGACTGTTTAG
- a CDS encoding sigma-70 family RNA polymerase sigma factor, translating into MASQPVSDDSSLIKRITQQDDTALAELYDRYARVLYAVAFKSLGSKEEAEEVVLDVFSQVWRIAERYDSRKARVDTWLFMLTRSRVLDRLRAMQRANKMPTVSVEATQIQLPPSSVDPVEEVLISERRTQVLAALETLPVEQRLVLELAYYQGLSQSEIAAQTGLSLGTVKTRVRLGLNKLRIALGAWNG; encoded by the coding sequence ATGGCATCTCAGCCCGTTTCCGATGACTCCTCACTGATCAAGAGGATTACTCAACAGGATGATACGGCTCTAGCAGAGTTGTACGATCGCTATGCCCGTGTGCTGTATGCGGTGGCTTTCAAAAGCTTAGGGTCTAAAGAAGAGGCAGAAGAAGTGGTGCTGGATGTGTTTTCTCAGGTCTGGCGCATTGCTGAACGCTATGACAGCCGTAAAGCACGAGTTGATACCTGGTTATTCATGTTGACCCGCAGCCGGGTGCTCGATCGCTTAAGAGCCATGCAACGAGCGAACAAAATGCCGACGGTTTCAGTGGAAGCCACACAGATCCAACTGCCTCCCTCCAGCGTAGATCCGGTTGAGGAGGTGTTAATTTCTGAACGCCGTACTCAAGTCCTGGCTGCCCTGGAAACCTTGCCAGTTGAACAACGCCTGGTGCTTGAACTGGCTTATTACCAGGGACTGTCCCAGAGCGAAATTGCGGCTCAAACAGGACTCTCTCTGGGTACCGTCAAAACCCGTGTGCGCCTGGGCTTAAATAAGTTACGAATTGCTTTAGGAGCCTGGAATGGATAA
- a CDS encoding cupin domain-containing protein, translating into MSTEHRCFCDLAPLYALNVLSDSDRAWVEAQIAECPDLALELAEFEAAVAALPYAAPPVPIAPDLKDRLFQRIGRATPATQPPPESMSAFPGVVARLLERGATALINRDATPLQSVKWEPYVVPGIRIARLYTDLTNRMVTGLLQAEAGARYPLHNHGDVEEIFMLQGDLIVDGKVYGSGDYIRTVPGMSHAPETPHGCMFFFRASIDNQFLEEIPAR; encoded by the coding sequence ATGAGTACTGAGCACCGCTGTTTTTGTGACCTCGCTCCGCTTTATGCACTGAATGTGTTAAGTGACAGCGATCGGGCGTGGGTAGAAGCACAAATTGCAGAGTGTCCTGATTTAGCCCTAGAACTAGCAGAATTTGAAGCTGCAGTCGCGGCTCTTCCTTATGCGGCCCCCCCTGTCCCTATTGCTCCAGATCTAAAAGATCGGCTGTTTCAACGCATTGGTCGAGCGACTCCCGCTACTCAACCCCCTCCAGAATCCATGTCCGCTTTCCCCGGTGTCGTTGCTCGTTTACTGGAACGTGGGGCAACTGCTCTGATCAATCGGGATGCCACTCCCTTGCAAAGTGTGAAATGGGAACCCTATGTTGTTCCCGGAATTCGCATTGCCCGACTGTATACCGACCTCACAAATCGTATGGTGACAGGGTTATTGCAGGCCGAAGCAGGAGCCAGATATCCGCTCCACAATCATGGGGATGTAGAAGAAATCTTTATGCTGCAGGGAGACTTAATTGTTGACGGTAAGGTCTACGGCAGTGGGGACTATATTCGCACCGTTCCGGGAATGAGTCATGCCCCTGAAACCCCTCACGGCTGTATGTTCTTCTTTCGCGCCTCGATCGATAACCAATTCTTAGAAGAAATTCCGGCGAGGTGA